The DNA sequence AAAGTGCAAGACTGCACTGCAAAAAAGAAAAATGCTTTAAGATACCTATAGCAAACCTCTAATAAGGTATGTTCCGCCGATGGTAAATTATGGTTTATCGCGTGTAATAGCGCCAATCCACTGGTCAATAAGCACATCACATTGATTAGCGATACCTATTGACGCATTTTCGGGCTCCAAATGAGTACGCAATATACCAATGATAAAAGCCCAGGTACCATTAGTAATAAGAGCTACATCCAGCTCTTCTTTGAACAAATCCTGCGATTTAAGCGCGATGACTGCCATGTTCAATGCGCTATACACCATATTGCGCTTATTGAGCAAAAACGTCTGCAGCTCGGTATCGCTGTTGGTGAACTCCATACTGCTGAAAATTATACGCAACGCCTGATTTAGACTGGGGTCGCTAAAGGCATCTTGCAGCATGCTTTTTAAAATACTGACGAAATCCTCCAGTGGGTTAACCGCAGAAAGCTGCTGCAAAGATTGAATTGTTTGCTGCTGCAGATGGCTAGCTGAGCGCTCCCAAAGGGCCTTAATCACAGCATCTTTATTTTCAAAATGCCAATATACGGCACCA is a window from the Teredinibacter franksiae genome containing:
- a CDS encoding TetR family transcriptional regulator; this translates as MARRTKEDAEKTYHALLDAAIQLFSQQGLAKTTLNDIASAAGMTRGAVYWHFENKDAVIKALWERSASHLQQQTIQSLQQLSAVNPLEDFVSILKSMLQDAFSDPSLNQALRIIFSSMEFTNSDTELQTFLLNKRNMVYSALNMAVIALKSQDLFKEELDVALITNGTWAFIIGILRTHLEPENASIGIANQCDVLIDQWIGAITRDKP